The nucleotide window GAAAGCAGAATGCGATCTTGAAGATTCGACACACTGTCTATTTCGCTATTTGCGAATATCTGAATGACAATGGATTCTATCGTTTCGATTCTCCTATCCTGACCCCGAATGCTTCTGAAGGAACAACTACGCTTTTTGAAGTTCCCTATTTCGACGAAGGAGTCGCCTATCTTTCTCAGTCCGGACAGTTGTACCTCGAAGCCGGGATTATGAGTTTGGGTAAGGTCTATGATTTTGGTCCTGTTTTCAGAGCGGAAAAGTCCAAGACCAGAAAACATCTTACTGAATTCTGGATGATGGATGCAGAAGCTGCTTTTGTCGAACACGCTGAGAGTATGAAAATCCAGGAAGAATTGATCCGCTTTGTTATCAATACTGTTTTGCTAAGAAATGAGAAAGAACTGGAAATTTTAGAACGAGATATAGAAAAACTGAAAAAAGCGGATGCTCCTTTCAAAATATTGACGCACAAACAGGTCATAGACTTGCTTAAAGCAAAAGGAACTGATATCGATTATGATTCGGACTTTGGAGCAGCGGAAGAGGATTTGATCACCCGGGATTCGGATGTTCCGATCTTCGTTGAGAAGTGGCCCAAAG belongs to Candidatus Cloacimonadota bacterium and includes:
- a CDS encoding asparagine--tRNA ligase; this encodes PNEHPKRKGEYEFQLKQIKIIDLAGEYPISKKEHGPDFLLSQRHLWLRSRKQNAILKIRHTVYFAICEYLNDNGFYRFDSPILTPNASEGTTTLFEVPYFDEGVAYLSQSGQLYLEAGIMSLGKVYDFGPVFRAEKSKTRKHLTEFWMMDAEAAFVEHAESMKIQEELIRFVINTVLLRNEKELEILERDIEKLKKADAPFKILTHKQVIDLLKAKGTDIDYDSDFGAAEEDLITRDSDVPIFVEKWPKEIKSFYMKRDPENPDLVLGSDLIAPEGFGEIIGGSQREDDHDILLNRIKAEGYDLKNYQWFLDLRKYGSVPHSGFGIGLERLIQWMSGVKHIREVIPFPRMIHRLYP